The following coding sequences are from one Leishmania braziliensis MHOM/BR/75/M2904 complete genome, chromosome 36 window:
- a CDS encoding putative 40S ribosomal protein S10, with product MSTYVPKSSRDNVYRFFFTEGVIACKKDRMGTWTGTLGGSTFTVPCIQVMQLMRSLKSRSLIKEQYAWRHYYWTLNDEGIAYMRNYLHLAPSVMPNTQKPSSVNFEKVTEGRGRGRGRGGRGRGEGRGRGRGEGRGRGSRGRGFGGERTNYRAAAAAAMEGEAAPAAAAE from the coding sequence ATGTCGACTTACGTCCCCAAGTCGTCTCGCGACAACGTGTATCGGTTCTTCTTCACGGAGGGCGTGATCGCGTGCAAGAAGGATCGCATGGGCACGTGGACGGGCACCCTCGGCGGTAGCACCTTCACGGTTCCGTGCATTCAGGTGATGCAGCTGATGCGCTCCCTGAAGAGCCGCAGCCTGATCAAGGAGCAGTACGCGTGGCGCCACTACTACTGGACCCTGAACGACGAGGGTATTGCCTACATGCGCAACTACCTGCATCTTGCTCCGTCGGTGATGCCGAACACGCAGAAGCCGAGCAGTGTGAACTTCGAGAAGGTGACAGAGGGTCGCGGCCGCGGTCGTGGCCGTGGTGGCCGTGGGCGCGGCGAGGGCCGCGGTCGCGGACGTGGCGAGGGCCGTGGTCGTGGCAGCCGTGGCCGTGGCTTCGGTGGCGAGCGCACAAACTaccgtgccgccgccgccgcggcaatGGAGGGTGAGGCTgccccagcagcggctgcggagTAA
- a CDS encoding putative 40S ribosomal protein S10, with product MSTYVPKSSRDNVYRFFFTEGVIACKKDRMGTWTGTLGGSTFTVPCIQVMQLMRSLKSRSLIKEQYAWRHYYWTLNDEGIAYMRNYLHLAPSVMPNTQKPSSVNFEKVTEGRGRGRGRGGRGRGEGRGRGRGEGRGRGSRGRGFGGERTNYRAAAAAAMEGEAAPAAAAE from the coding sequence ATGTCGACTTACGTCCCCAAGTCGTCTCGCGACAACGTGTATCGGTTCTTCTTCACGGAGGGCGTGATCGCGTGCAAGAAGGATCGCATGGGCACGTGGACGGGCACCCTCGGCGGTAGCACCTTCACGGTTCCGTGCATTCAGGTGATGCAGCTGATGCGCTCCCTGAAGAGCCGCAGCCTGATCAAGGAGCAGTACGCGTGGCGCCACTACTACTGGACCCTGAACGACGAGGGTATTGCCTACATGCGCAACTACCTGCATCTTGCTCCGTCGGTGATGCCGAACACGCAGAAGCCGAGCAGTGTGAACTTCGAGAAGGTGACAGAGGGTCGCGGCCGCGGTCGTGGCCGTGGTGGCCGTGGGCGCGGCGAGGGCCGCGGTCGCGGACGTGGCGAGGGCCGTGGTCGTGGCAGCCGTGGCCGTGGCTTCGGTGGCGAGCGCACAAACTaccgtgccgccgccgccgcggcaatGGAGGGTGAGGCTgccccagcagcggctgcggagTAG